In the genome of Sphingomonas crocodyli, one region contains:
- a CDS encoding TetR/AcrR family transcriptional regulator: protein MSKAKSDKAEAQAVAATRGDKTPRSARGRKTLRALLDAASEEFGENGFHEGAISRITARAGVAIGSFYTYFDSKEEIFTALVRDLSQQVRDYVTPRVVGQPDPISAERAAQAAFLEFAQLHKELYRVIDEAEFVDPASYRQHYQSTATRMAGRLEAARAAGDVSDGTSEIRAWAIMGMNVFLGLRYGVWGGDVPIDEVARVAGDLIAHGLAPRDDEGADT, encoded by the coding sequence GTGTCAAAGGCGAAATCGGACAAGGCTGAGGCGCAGGCTGTAGCTGCGACGCGGGGCGACAAGACCCCGCGATCGGCACGCGGACGCAAGACGCTGCGCGCTTTGCTCGACGCGGCGAGCGAAGAGTTTGGCGAGAACGGATTTCACGAAGGCGCGATCAGCCGGATCACCGCGCGCGCCGGCGTCGCGATCGGCAGCTTCTACACCTATTTCGACAGCAAGGAGGAGATCTTCACGGCTTTGGTCCGCGATCTCAGCCAGCAGGTCCGCGACTACGTCACCCCGCGCGTCGTGGGGCAGCCCGATCCGATCAGCGCCGAACGCGCGGCGCAGGCCGCCTTCCTCGAGTTCGCGCAGCTTCACAAGGAACTTTATCGCGTCATTGATGAGGCCGAGTTCGTCGATCCCGCCAGCTATCGCCAGCATTATCAGAGCACCGCGACCCGCATGGCCGGCCGCCTCGAAGCCGCGCGCGCGGCGGGCGACGTCAGCGACGGCACCTCCGAAATCCGCGCCTGGGCGATCATGGGCATGAACGTGTTCCTGGGGCTGCGTTATGGCGTGTGGGGCGGCGACGTTCCGATCGACGAAGTCGCGCGCGTCGCGGGCGATCTGATCGCGCACGGCCTTGCGCCGCGCGACGATGAGGGGGCGGACACATGA
- a CDS encoding alpha/beta fold hydrolase, with protein MIAPAHRWWQSREGLRLHAYDYAAADGDARLPVICLHGLTRNGRDFGELAPWVAARGRRTLAIDVRGRGLSDRDPAATYQIPFYVDDVATLLDGLGIAKAVFVGTSMGGLITMATAAIRPDLIASAVINDVGPELAVEGLTRIASYVGQASPITSWADAADHLRRQNEHALPHYARADWDAMARRMFREQDGAITADYDPAIAKGFAGGAPDVDPWTFWNLLAKDRPVLLLRGALSDLLAEDVAARMTATAPTIRFAAIPDVGHAPMLDEPAALAAIGAFLQDMP; from the coding sequence ATGATCGCGCCGGCGCATCGCTGGTGGCAATCGCGCGAGGGGCTGCGGCTCCATGCTTATGATTATGCCGCCGCCGATGGCGATGCGCGCCTGCCCGTCATCTGCCTGCACGGCCTGACCCGCAATGGCCGCGATTTCGGCGAGCTCGCGCCGTGGGTGGCGGCACGCGGGCGGCGCACATTGGCGATCGACGTGCGCGGCCGCGGCCTTTCCGATCGCGATCCGGCCGCAACCTATCAAATCCCCTTCTATGTCGATGATGTCGCCACGCTGCTCGACGGGCTCGGTATCGCGAAGGCGGTGTTCGTCGGCACATCGATGGGTGGTCTCATCACGATGGCCACGGCCGCGATCCGCCCCGATCTGATCGCATCGGCGGTCATCAACGATGTAGGCCCCGAACTGGCGGTGGAAGGGCTGACGCGCATCGCATCCTATGTCGGGCAGGCATCGCCGATAACCAGCTGGGCCGACGCCGCCGATCATCTTCGCCGACAGAATGAGCATGCGCTGCCCCATTATGCCCGCGCCGATTGGGACGCGATGGCGCGGCGCATGTTCCGCGAGCAGGACGGCGCGATCACGGCCGATTATGATCCGGCGATCGCCAAGGGCTTTGCCGGCGGCGCGCCCGATGTCGATCCGTGGACCTTCTGGAATCTGTTGGCCAAGGATCGCCCGGTCCTGTTGCTGCGCGGCGCGCTGTCGGATCTGCTGGCCGAAGACGTCGCCGCGCGGATGACGGCCACCGCCCCCACGATCCGCTTTGCCGCGATACCCGATGTCGGCCATGCGCCGATGCTCGACGAACCCGCCGCGCTGGCGGCGATCGGCGCCTTCCTGCAGGACATGCCCTGA
- a CDS encoding C13 family peptidase, which produces MIARLARLILLGAGLVLASPALPDQMSFGPMVQRAPSIGITDMDRRRLAAAADRLAPQRPGIADAYVVVAALDSDPVFGREAREAARVLARRYGADGRTLLLAGGDGRTIEALPRGSLETLETAINRVAAVMDRQEDALILYITAHGTPAGLAYREQGEFLATLPPTWLDYVLRHGRLRNRLVIISACFSGLFVPSLSTPEGAVITAAAADRTSFGCASDNDWTFFGDALINHALRKNQPLATAFGEAKGLVGSWEAKGKLIPSNPQIAIGAQAASWLRPIEARMPKEAGAPVGRPSIESIDLAIAANH; this is translated from the coding sequence ATGATCGCACGGCTGGCAAGGCTGATACTTCTGGGCGCGGGCCTTGTGCTCGCGTCCCCTGCCTTGCCGGATCAGATGAGCTTCGGCCCGATGGTGCAGCGGGCGCCGTCGATCGGCATCACCGACATGGATCGCCGCCGCCTTGCCGCGGCGGCGGACAGGCTGGCGCCGCAGCGGCCGGGCATCGCCGATGCCTATGTCGTCGTCGCGGCGCTCGACAGCGATCCGGTGTTCGGGCGCGAGGCACGGGAGGCGGCACGGGTGCTCGCGCGACGCTATGGCGCCGATGGGCGGACGTTGCTGCTCGCAGGCGGCGATGGCCGGACGATCGAAGCCTTGCCGCGCGGCAGTCTCGAAACGCTGGAGACCGCGATCAATCGGGTCGCGGCGGTGATGGACCGCCAAGAGGATGCGCTGATCCTCTACATTACCGCACACGGCACCCCGGCCGGGCTCGCCTATCGCGAGCAGGGCGAGTTTCTGGCGACGTTGCCGCCGACATGGCTCGATTATGTCCTGCGCCACGGCCGACTGCGCAATCGGCTGGTGATCATCAGCGCGTGCTTTTCGGGGCTGTTCGTGCCGAGCCTGTCGACGCCCGAAGGCGCGGTGATCACGGCGGCGGCAGCCGATCGCACCTCCTTCGGCTGCGCGTCGGATAATGACTGGACCTTCTTCGGCGACGCCCTGATCAACCACGCGCTGCGCAAGAATCAGCCGCTCGCCACCGCCTTCGGGGAGGCGAAGGGGCTGGTGGGAAGCTGGGAAGCGAAGGGCAAATTGATCCCGTCGAACCCGCAGATCGCGATCGGCGCGCAGGCGGCGTCCTGGCTGCGCCCGATCGAGGCGCGAATGCCGAAAGAGGCCGGGGCGCCCGTCGGCCGCCCCTCAATCGAATCGATCGACCTGGCGATCGCCGCCAACCACTGA